From the genome of Deinococcus sp. AJ005, one region includes:
- a CDS encoding pentapeptide repeat-containing protein gives MTRQPLNIKPPSPPKFPRGGLRTLASSDLEDESVYRGGVIEGLSLDAGTLQTVSFEGVVFREVNLSGVAWNLIRLKDVRFEGCDLSGAKWTEAALERVQFTDCRLTGLQLPGAVLRHVRLTRALAPLSLWPDVEAKHLWLEDCDLTEAVLMDAKLPGAVFRNCVLGKTEFHGAEMDGADLRASALAGVRLGLRELVGVTLEPVQLLDLAHLLGVRVEELPDQV, from the coding sequence GTGACCCGGCAACCTCTGAACATCAAACCTCCCAGCCCGCCAAAGTTTCCGCGCGGCGGGTTGCGGACCCTCGCGTCGTCCGATTTAGAGGATGAATCGGTCTATCGGGGCGGCGTGATCGAGGGTCTTTCGCTGGACGCTGGCACGCTGCAAACCGTGTCTTTCGAGGGCGTCGTCTTCCGCGAGGTCAACCTGAGCGGCGTGGCGTGGAACCTCATTCGCCTCAAAGATGTGCGCTTCGAGGGTTGTGACCTGAGCGGCGCGAAATGGACCGAAGCGGCGCTGGAACGCGTGCAGTTCACCGATTGCCGCCTGACGGGCCTGCAACTGCCGGGGGCCGTGCTGCGCCACGTCCGCCTGACCCGCGCCCTGGCTCCGCTGTCTCTGTGGCCGGATGTGGAGGCAAAGCACCTGTGGCTGGAGGACTGCGATCTGACCGAAGCCGTCCTTATGGACGCCAAACTGCCCGGCGCAGTCTTCAGAAATTGCGTGCTGGGCAAGACCGAGTTTCACGGCGCGGAGATGGACGGGGCCGATCTGCGGGCCTCGGCGCTGGCGGGGGTGCGGCTGGGGCTGCGCGAACTGGTGGGTGTGACCCTCGAACCCGTCCAGCTTCTGGATCTGGCGCACCTGCTGGGCGTGCGGGTGGAAGAGTTGCCGGATCAGGTTTAG
- a CDS encoding lamin tail domain-containing protein: MKYTRILALPLTLSLLLAACSEQNSPVVTEPEKPPVVTEPSKPPVTTVATSDLRISEISTSYFSDSAAWMEVYNGTDKAINLKNYQVRAYSSQRVAPYDDELKPRSYPLPDLMIEPGEYILIGGQGVSTFADNITKEAKQIYVHDGDWIPNWFDSGFVELTSQGATVDMVRFGDNTAQPLTPGAWKGANALPLQIGENRYGRALSRALNLADTDTASDWTANDWLTPFGPNNIAPLAADLDLDGIPDMAEAPGMKYGALDVYALGARAGVRDLFLEIDYMPSQDQATTPLEAALDKLVKVFAARNIAVHIDTGTLYGNKYNLGGGNAVAFQACTTIEPTKEQAAGGCSEIYSIKAKNQSALRRNLFHYVLFANSQQADGKAGSSGYAEINGNDLIVTLGDFGFDGLALDDLSLNRRNLLVNFQAATLMHELGHNLGLRHGGFENGPNYKPNYLSIMNYAYQLNGLPQTFNQKGAELPWAYNAGKVTREKLGVFNRCDLPGGPCSDNFKMDYSDGSSAVLNENALDERGGLGRGAFDVDWNFDGVIDAKPVKFDVTFDRDNSGNPKPVYSAPLRDWDDWGNLTLSFTRYWSGNNNGVTTLNATRPTSAPTAQQMHDDHADEVAVPLFDALQSDRQQTATEQAPSAELLEFLRTVR; the protein is encoded by the coding sequence GTGAAATATACCCGTATTCTGGCCCTTCCATTGACGTTGTCGCTGCTTCTCGCCGCTTGCAGTGAGCAGAATTCGCCTGTTGTTACGGAACCTGAGAAGCCCCCGGTGGTCACCGAACCCTCCAAACCGCCCGTCACCACCGTGGCCACAAGCGACCTGCGGATCAGCGAGATCAGCACCAGTTATTTCAGCGACTCTGCCGCGTGGATGGAAGTCTACAACGGCACGGACAAGGCGATCAACCTGAAGAACTATCAGGTGCGGGCGTACAGCAGCCAGCGGGTGGCCCCCTACGACGACGAACTCAAGCCCCGCAGTTACCCGCTGCCGGACCTGATGATCGAACCGGGCGAGTACATCCTGATCGGCGGTCAGGGCGTCTCCACATTTGCCGACAACATTACCAAGGAAGCCAAGCAGATTTATGTCCACGATGGCGACTGGATTCCCAACTGGTTCGACAGCGGCTTCGTGGAACTGACCAGCCAGGGCGCGACGGTGGACATGGTGCGCTTCGGCGACAACACCGCCCAGCCGCTGACCCCAGGGGCCTGGAAGGGGGCCAATGCCCTGCCGCTCCAGATCGGGGAGAACAGGTATGGAAGGGCGCTGAGCCGCGCTCTGAATCTCGCCGATACCGACACCGCCTCCGACTGGACGGCGAACGACTGGCTGACGCCCTTCGGACCCAATAACATCGCGCCGCTGGCCGCCGACCTCGATCTGGACGGTATCCCGGACATGGCCGAAGCGCCGGGCATGAAGTATGGGGCGCTGGACGTCTACGCGCTGGGCGCGAGGGCGGGCGTGCGCGACCTGTTCCTGGAAATAGATTACATGCCCTCCCAGGACCAGGCCACCACGCCCCTTGAGGCGGCGCTGGACAAACTGGTCAAGGTGTTTGCCGCCCGCAACATTGCAGTGCATATCGATACCGGCACGCTGTACGGGAACAAATACAACCTTGGCGGCGGCAACGCAGTCGCGTTTCAGGCGTGTACGACAATCGAACCCACGAAGGAACAGGCCGCTGGCGGCTGCTCTGAAATCTACAGCATCAAGGCCAAGAACCAGAGCGCGCTGCGGCGCAACCTGTTTCACTATGTCCTGTTCGCCAACAGTCAGCAGGCAGACGGCAAGGCGGGCAGCAGCGGGTACGCCGAGATCAACGGCAACGACCTGATCGTGACGCTGGGGGACTTTGGCTTCGACGGCCTTGCCCTCGATGATCTGAGCCTCAACCGCCGGAACCTGCTGGTGAACTTTCAGGCCGCGACCCTGATGCATGAACTTGGACACAACCTGGGGCTGCGGCATGGCGGCTTTGAGAACGGCCCGAACTACAAGCCCAATTACCTCAGCATCATGAATTACGCCTACCAGCTCAACGGGCTGCCGCAGACTTTTAACCAGAAGGGCGCAGAGCTGCCGTGGGCTTACAACGCCGGGAAGGTGACTCGCGAAAAGCTGGGGGTATTCAACCGCTGTGACCTGCCGGGCGGGCCATGCTCGGACAACTTCAAGATGGACTACTCGGACGGCTCCAGCGCTGTCCTGAACGAGAATGCACTGGACGAGCGCGGCGGGCTGGGGCGCGGGGCCTTTGATGTCGATTGGAATTTCGACGGCGTGATCGACGCCAAGCCGGTGAAGTTCGACGTCACGTTCGACAGGGACAACAGCGGGAATCCCAAGCCGGTCTACTCCGCCCCGCTCCGCGATTGGGACGACTGGGGCAACCTGACCCTCTCCTTTACCCGTTACTGGAGCGGCAACAACAACGGCGTCACAACCCTGAACGCCACCCGGCCCACCTCGGCCCCGACAGCGCAACAGATGCATGACGATCACGCCGACGAGGTGGCTGTGCCGCTGTTCGACGCCCTCCAGAGTGACCGCCAGCAGACCGCCACCGAGCAGGCGCCCTCGGCAGAGTTGCTGGAATTCCTGCGGACGGTGCGCTGA
- a CDS encoding stage V sporulation protein S, protein METLRVSATSRPNAIAGAIAALLRSQGSVEIQAIGPAAVNQTVKALAIARGYLVNDGLDLCAQPEFVKLDVQHEERTALKFSVLAQPLAVPLPISGAK, encoded by the coding sequence TTGGAAACCCTGCGCGTCTCTGCCACTTCCCGCCCCAACGCCATCGCCGGAGCCATTGCGGCCCTGCTGCGGTCCCAAGGCAGCGTGGAAATTCAGGCTATCGGCCCCGCCGCCGTCAACCAGACAGTTAAGGCGCTGGCGATTGCGCGCGGTTACCTCGTGAACGACGGTCTGGACCTGTGTGCCCAGCCGGAATTCGTCAAGCTGGACGTGCAGCACGAGGAACGCACCGCGCTGAAATTCAGTGTGCTGGCGCAACCTCTGGCGGTTCCACTGCCCATCTCCGGCGCAAAGTAG
- a CDS encoding zinc metallopeptidase, translated as MFLGPYTIPIIIVFVASLLIQGYLSRTYKKWGQVRNARGLTGADVARMMLDDGGLHDVKIIAVPGNLTDHYDPGKKTVNLSESVFGVASVGAMAVAAHEVGHAMQDKVRMPALVLRGKMAVPLSLGMNLAPWLLLAGIFLKLSGLLWLGVILFGAALIFHVVTLPVEFDASRRALVYLDSRGLNGTVEGQDGAKNVLTAAALTYVAGFAMALVQFLNILGIARSR; from the coding sequence ATGTTTCTTGGCCCCTACACCATCCCGATCATCATCGTGTTCGTGGCATCCCTGCTGATTCAGGGTTACCTGAGCCGCACCTACAAAAAGTGGGGACAGGTCCGCAATGCCCGTGGCCTGACCGGCGCGGACGTGGCCCGCATGATGCTGGACGACGGCGGCCTGCATGACGTGAAGATCATCGCCGTTCCCGGCAACCTGACCGATCACTACGATCCTGGCAAGAAGACTGTCAACCTCAGCGAGAGCGTGTTTGGCGTCGCCAGCGTCGGCGCGATGGCGGTGGCCGCCCACGAAGTCGGCCACGCCATGCAGGACAAGGTACGGATGCCCGCGTTGGTGCTGCGCGGCAAGATGGCCGTGCCCCTGAGCCTGGGCATGAATCTGGCCCCGTGGCTGCTCTTGGCGGGCATCTTCCTGAAGCTGTCGGGCCTGCTGTGGCTGGGCGTGATCCTGTTCGGCGCGGCACTGATCTTTCATGTGGTCACGCTGCCCGTGGAATTCGATGCCAGCCGCCGGGCGCTGGTCTACCTGGACAGCCGGGGCCTGAACGGCACGGTAGAAGGCCAGGACGGAGCGAAGAACGTGCTGACCGCCGCCGCCCTGACCTATGTGGCCGGATTCGCGATGGCCCTAGTGCAATTCCTGAACATCCTGGGGATTGCCCGCAGCCGGTAG
- a CDS encoding metal-sulfur cluster assembly factor, translating to MESETEQNVTATPAPLGGLPTEEQVREALKIVKDPEIPVNVVDLGLIYGVDVQEGGLVDITMTLTSVGCPVQDLIRADAEMAVARLDGVTNVNVEFVWTPPWGPDKMTEDGKRQMRMFGFNV from the coding sequence ATGGAGAGCGAGACCGAACAGAACGTGACGGCCACCCCCGCCCCTTTGGGCGGCCTGCCCACCGAAGAGCAGGTCCGTGAGGCCCTGAAGATCGTCAAGGACCCCGAGATCCCCGTCAACGTGGTGGACCTGGGCCTGATCTACGGCGTGGACGTGCAGGAAGGCGGTCTGGTGGACATCACCATGACCCTGACCAGCGTGGGCTGCCCGGTGCAGGACCTGATCCGCGCCGACGCCGAGATGGCCGTGGCCCGCCTGGACGGCGTAACGAACGTGAACGTGGAATTCGTGTGGACGCCGCCGTGGGGACCGGACAAGATGACCGAGGACGGCAAACGCCAGATGCGGATGTTCGGCTTCAACGTCTAA
- a CDS encoding rhodanese-like domain-containing protein — MEEVTPQEGQQRVQNGAMLVDVREQSEYDEVHAQGAALLPLSELESRFSELPKDKELVMICRSGARSKQAGEYLMQNGYSKVVNLSGGTMAWAEAGLPTEGEAS, encoded by the coding sequence ATGGAAGAAGTGACCCCACAAGAAGGACAGCAGCGCGTACAGAACGGCGCAATGCTCGTGGACGTGCGCGAGCAGAGCGAATACGATGAGGTTCACGCCCAGGGTGCGGCGCTGTTGCCCCTGAGTGAGCTGGAAAGCCGTTTCTCGGAACTGCCCAAGGACAAGGAACTGGTGATGATCTGCCGCAGCGGCGCACGCAGCAAGCAGGCGGGCGAGTACCTGATGCAGAACGGCTATAGCAAGGTGGTCAACCTGAGCGGCGGCACGATGGCCTGGGCCGAAGCGGGCCTGCCCACCGAAGGGGAGGCGAGCTGA
- a CDS encoding rhodanese-like domain-containing protein → MPLPEGVTVIDLRPPELRFAQPLEKLTALPVLAVSLQQIEDGAHGLTPQTGSLLVICERGVRSGLAAKYLRSDGLDAVAYPGGVPALLREVGSG, encoded by the coding sequence ATGCCCCTGCCCGAAGGCGTGACCGTGATCGACCTGCGCCCCCCCGAACTGCGTTTTGCCCAGCCACTGGAAAAGCTGACCGCGTTGCCCGTTCTGGCTGTTTCTTTGCAGCAGATCGAGGACGGCGCGCATGGTCTGACTCCACAGACGGGGTCGCTGCTGGTGATCTGCGAACGGGGCGTGCGCTCCGGGCTGGCGGCGAAGTATCTGCGGTCCGATGGGCTGGACGCCGTTGCCTATCCGGGCGGGGTTCCGGCCCTGCTGCGAGAAGTGGGAAGCGGTTAA
- a CDS encoding aspartate aminotransferase family protein, which translates to MSAPTPARPQKLPPGFISADDVLHERLSAPETRRLELEYGNAELLYGLGILGVAGPFARVTPWELEDEDGVRRINASGYAATPFGEMPPVLTEFLHQFLDKNRSMGLPQQSSAPWRAALEANLIRLLARELPSHADSQVFFCSSGTEAVEGALKFAKAFRPTSKFQISFGSAYHGKTLGSLSLTPNPEYQDIFRPLVPGALTVPYGDLDAFKALIRRVGADKITCVIVEPIQGEGGVNIPPPGFLSGLGEYCRKHGIVVIADEIQTGLGRTGHWFESAAQGLDPDIITLAKPLGGGMTAVGATIARHDIYKKMLGGLSSKRHSNTFGGGALSMAVGLKSLEYLIENDLPARSLELGRVGLERLQATQLKYPRLLQEVRGQGLLLAMQFQPMLGVPLPGVLKELVFEATALLALRELHESGVMANLSLSSKRTVRLTPALDMPRDVFDTMLDRVDSFAKRRPISRDLLTGTPPVLIARLAKFAASKPKKRTPSDG; encoded by the coding sequence ATGTCTGCTCCCACTCCCGCCCGGCCTCAAAAACTGCCCCCCGGCTTTATCTCCGCCGATGATGTGTTGCACGAACGCCTGAGTGCCCCGGAGACCCGGCGGCTGGAACTGGAATACGGCAACGCGGAATTGCTGTACGGGCTGGGCATTCTGGGCGTGGCCGGGCCGTTCGCACGCGTGACCCCCTGGGAACTGGAAGATGAGGACGGCGTGCGCCGCATCAACGCCAGCGGGTACGCCGCCACCCCCTTTGGCGAGATGCCCCCGGTGCTGACTGAGTTTCTACATCAATTTCTGGATAAGAACCGCTCAATGGGCCTGCCCCAGCAATCCAGCGCTCCGTGGCGCGCGGCGCTGGAGGCCAATCTGATTCGCCTGCTGGCCCGCGAACTGCCCAGTCACGCCGACTCCCAGGTGTTCTTCTGCTCCAGCGGCACCGAGGCGGTGGAGGGCGCGCTGAAATTTGCCAAGGCGTTTCGCCCCACCTCCAAATTCCAGATCTCGTTCGGCAGTGCCTACCACGGCAAAACCCTGGGCAGCCTGAGCCTGACGCCCAACCCTGAGTATCAGGACATCTTCCGCCCGCTGGTACCGGGTGCATTGACGGTGCCTTACGGTGATCTGGATGCGTTCAAGGCGCTGATCCGGCGTGTGGGGGCCGATAAGATCACCTGCGTGATCGTCGAACCTATTCAGGGCGAGGGTGGCGTCAACATTCCCCCACCCGGCTTTCTGAGTGGCCTGGGCGAATATTGCCGCAAACACGGCATTGTGGTCATTGCCGATGAAATCCAGACTGGGCTGGGGCGCACCGGTCACTGGTTCGAGTCGGCGGCGCAGGGGCTGGACCCCGACATCATCACCCTCGCCAAGCCGCTGGGCGGCGGGATGACGGCGGTGGGCGCGACGATTGCCCGCCACGACATCTACAAGAAAATGCTGGGCGGCCTGAGCAGCAAACGCCACAGCAACACCTTCGGCGGCGGCGCATTGTCGATGGCGGTGGGCCTGAAGTCGCTGGAATACTTGATTGAGAACGATCTGCCCGCCCGCAGCCTGGAACTGGGCCGCGTGGGGCTGGAGCGCTTGCAGGCCACCCAGCTCAAGTATCCCCGTTTGCTGCAAGAGGTGCGCGGTCAGGGTCTGTTGCTGGCGATGCAATTCCAGCCAATGCTGGGCGTGCCGCTCCCCGGCGTGTTGAAGGAACTGGTCTTTGAGGCCACGGCCCTGCTGGCCCTGCGTGAGCTGCACGAATCCGGCGTGATGGCCAACCTGAGCCTGAGCAGCAAGCGCACCGTGCGCCTAACCCCCGCGCTGGACATGCCCCGTGACGTGTTTGACACCATGCTTGACCGGGTGGACAGCTTTGCGAAGCGCCGCCCCATCTCGCGTGATCTGCTTACCGGAACGCCACCTGTCCTGATTGCCAGACTGGCGAAGTTTGCCGCAAGCAAGCCCAAGAAACGCACGCCCAGCGACGGCTGA
- a CDS encoding LysM peptidoglycan-binding domain-containing protein: protein MWPFGKNTADRVKDAFKEQAMLKDLDLQVQEKGGNVTVMGMVPNSHYETVVKVVAEGINGVKSVDTSGLIAQEVPQQAQAEAPQDAGPSASANTVSSGPASVQTEIAPTSSSKPAAASSMDAEIKEMEDRSKIAKAVHQAIRNNGELKDDPIDVLQSGKSVILRGVVDSEHEQRLAEKLAREVAGVSGVDISGLRVAEGAKELTKEKDQETGDTVYTVQSGDTLGAIAQKYYGNAAEYKKIAHYNNISNPDLIKVGDQIKIPG from the coding sequence ATGTGGCCATTCGGAAAAAATACAGCGGACCGTGTGAAAGACGCCTTCAAAGAGCAAGCCATGTTGAAGGATCTGGATTTGCAGGTTCAGGAGAAGGGTGGCAACGTCACCGTGATGGGGATGGTTCCTAACAGCCACTACGAAACAGTGGTCAAGGTGGTGGCCGAGGGCATCAACGGCGTCAAGTCGGTGGACACCAGTGGCCTGATCGCCCAGGAAGTGCCCCAGCAGGCCCAGGCGGAAGCCCCCCAGGATGCAGGCCCCAGCGCCTCTGCCAATACCGTGTCCTCTGGCCCAGCCAGTGTGCAGACCGAAATTGCCCCTACCTCCAGCAGCAAGCCAGCCGCCGCCTCCAGCATGGACGCGGAGATCAAGGAGATGGAGGACCGCAGCAAGATCGCCAAGGCCGTGCATCAGGCCATCCGCAACAACGGCGAGCTGAAGGACGATCCCATCGACGTGCTGCAAAGCGGCAAGAGCGTAATCCTGCGCGGCGTGGTGGACAGTGAACACGAGCAGCGTCTGGCCGAGAAGCTGGCCCGCGAAGTGGCTGGCGTGTCAGGCGTGGACATCAGCGGCCTGCGCGTGGCCGAGGGCGCCAAGGAACTGACCAAGGAAAAGGATCAGGAGACCGGCGATACGGTCTACACCGTGCAGTCCGGCGACACGCTGGGTGCAATTGCCCAGAAGTACTACGGCAACGCCGCCGAGTACAAGAAGATTGCCCACTACAACAACATCAGCAACCCCGATCTGATCAAGGTGGGTGACCAGATCAAGATTCCCGGCTGA
- a CDS encoding PadR family transcriptional regulator yields MDVNLFKGNLDLILLSVLEREGGYGQDIAKRVDALTDGQIRLNAGSLYPALHRLERAGFLQTQHARGGPPVKTYLLTELGRTELLRRREGYAAFDRVLRSLW; encoded by the coding sequence ATGGATGTGAATCTTTTCAAGGGTAATCTCGATCTGATCCTGCTGAGTGTGCTGGAGCGGGAGGGCGGTTACGGGCAGGACATCGCCAAGCGCGTGGATGCGCTGACCGACGGGCAGATCAGGCTGAACGCTGGGAGCCTGTATCCGGCCCTGCACCGCCTGGAACGCGCCGGATTTCTGCAGACCCAGCATGCGCGCGGTGGGCCGCCCGTCAAGACCTACCTGCTGACCGAACTGGGCCGCACTGAATTGTTGCGCCGCCGCGAGGGATACGCTGCTTTTGACCGTGTGCTGCGGAGCCTGTGGTGA
- the lepB gene encoding signal peptidase I, which yields MSSRLLRLWRDWAAPVVFALLFTQFGASSVGVDGSSMMPALRHGERLLLPTAEGWAHRLGLGEYHRGDIVVFKPPPEAKYEWRGDYRGMPLLWRYRPYLVKRVVGVPGDTVSIRAGQVSVNGQPLPEAETHEYWNTFCPDTSSSLANSVAASPTSMDVSSVRVPPHHYFVMGDNRSPGGSLDSRAFGPVRGQDISARAMASVWPLVRKVMATPPCDGGPQPEQRVKFSGQEEWNPRLLLP from the coding sequence ATGAGCAGCCGTCTGCTGAGGCTGTGGCGTGACTGGGCCGCCCCTGTCGTCTTCGCGCTGCTGTTCACGCAGTTTGGCGCGAGTTCGGTGGGCGTGGACGGGTCCAGCATGATGCCCGCGCTGCGTCACGGCGAACGCCTGCTGCTGCCCACTGCCGAGGGCTGGGCGCACCGACTGGGGCTGGGCGAATATCACCGGGGCGACATCGTCGTGTTCAAGCCGCCGCCCGAGGCGAAGTACGAGTGGCGTGGCGATTACCGGGGAATGCCGCTGCTCTGGCGCTACCGCCCGTATCTGGTCAAGCGTGTGGTGGGCGTGCCGGGCGACACGGTCAGCATTCGCGCCGGGCAGGTCAGCGTGAACGGCCAGCCGCTGCCAGAGGCGGAAACGCATGAGTACTGGAATACCTTTTGCCCCGACACCAGTAGCTCTCTCGCCAACAGCGTCGCGGCTTCGCCCACAAGCATGGACGTGTCCAGCGTGAGGGTGCCTCCCCACCATTACTTTGTGATGGGCGACAACCGCAGCCCCGGCGGAAGTCTGGACAGCCGCGCTTTTGGCCCTGTGCGTGGGCAGGACATCTCGGCCCGTGCGATGGCCAGCGTGTGGCCGCTGGTCCGTAAGGTGATGGCCACTCCGCCCTGCGACGGCGGTCCGCAACCTGAACAGCGCGTGAAGTTTAGTGGGCAGGAGGAATGGAATCCGCGCCTGCTGTTGCCCTGA
- a CDS encoding sensor histidine kinase: protein MRPEQIQDRRRGGVLSDLLDPHTYRAALYILLALPMGAFTAGLITGGVVGGLLTLAFLVGAAFLLGSLWLVGGLGDVQRALAGVLGVTFAPPPLLPPHRGTLAWLRGTLADPMTYRTLLFHVVQLPLAVICWAVLAVLLTLTLLGLLSPLWPLYPQTFPVVWGEQTLLPSPLAVAGLVALGLGGLLISAGVLNLMGRMWTRLAVALLSRDPGYEAARREVVALRRAAGRVALGDDLEATLTDLTEQARAASTALSVALTAPDGTLRALSGPQGPGLSGPLDRSPSQGEADVRLVQGGGALATLPVTLSASAGALEGGTLRALYPAGVRPGADELAFLLSIADHAGTAQHAAQLIERAGARAGEQERARLARELHDSVAQALYGISLGAKTARATLDRDPERTRASLDYTIRLADGGVSEMKALLFSLRPDALEEGGLVAALSQHAHALEARHGLTVHARLDHEPSLTPDAQAAAYRVAQEALHNVVKHARAQNVWLAVSQDGPAVTVSIRDDGRGFDPTAAGRGTLGQRSMRERAAGAGGTLEVRSAAGEGTAVTLRLPAAQPVLSKPAEVGA from the coding sequence ATGAGGCCAGAACAGATTCAGGACAGGCGGCGCGGGGGCGTGCTGTCCGATCTGCTGGACCCGCACACCTACCGCGCGGCGCTGTACATCCTGCTGGCGCTGCCAATGGGCGCGTTCACGGCGGGCCTGATCACGGGGGGTGTGGTGGGCGGCCTGCTGACCCTGGCCTTTCTGGTGGGCGCGGCTTTTTTGCTGGGTTCGCTGTGGCTGGTGGGCGGCCTGGGTGACGTGCAGCGGGCGCTGGCGGGGGTGCTAGGTGTAACCTTCGCGCCGCCGCCCCTGCTGCCCCCACACCGGGGCACGCTGGCGTGGCTGCGTGGCACGCTGGCGGACCCGATGACGTACCGGACGCTGCTGTTCCATGTGGTGCAGTTGCCGCTGGCCGTGATCTGCTGGGCGGTGCTGGCCGTGTTGCTGACGCTGACGCTACTGGGGCTGCTGTCGCCGCTGTGGCCGCTGTATCCGCAAACGTTCCCGGTGGTCTGGGGCGAGCAGACGCTGCTGCCCAGTCCGCTGGCTGTCGCCGGGTTGGTGGCGCTGGGGCTGGGCGGCCTGCTGATCTCGGCAGGGGTGCTGAACCTGATGGGCCGGATGTGGACCCGGCTGGCGGTGGCCTTGCTGTCGCGTGATCCCGGCTATGAGGCCGCCCGCCGCGAGGTGGTGGCCCTGCGACGCGCGGCAGGCCGAGTGGCCCTGGGCGACGATCTGGAGGCCACCCTGACCGATCTGACCGAACAGGCGCGGGCCGCCAGCACGGCGCTCTCGGTGGCCCTGACCGCGCCGGATGGCACGTTGCGTGCGCTGAGTGGCCCGCAGGGGCCGGGGCTATCTGGCCCGCTGGACCGCTCGCCGTCCCAGGGTGAGGCGGACGTGCGCCTGGTTCAGGGCGGCGGTGCGCTGGCCACCCTGCCCGTCACGCTGTCTGCCTCGGCGGGTGCCCTGGAGGGAGGAACCTTGCGCGCCCTGTACCCGGCAGGCGTGCGCCCCGGCGCGGATGAATTGGCCTTCCTCCTCAGCATCGCTGACCACGCCGGGACCGCGCAGCACGCCGCGCAACTGATCGAACGGGCCGGGGCGCGGGCCGGGGAGCAGGAACGTGCCCGGCTGGCCCGCGAGCTGCACGACAGCGTGGCCCAGGCGCTGTACGGCATTTCGCTGGGCGCGAAGACCGCCCGCGCCACGCTGGACCGCGATCCAGAACGCACCCGCGCCAGCCTGGACTACACCATCCGGCTGGCCGACGGCGGCGTCTCGGAGATGAAGGCCCTGCTGTTCAGCCTGCGCCCGGACGCGCTGGAGGAAGGCGGGCTGGTGGCCGCGCTGTCGCAGCACGCCCACGCGCTGGAGGCCCGCCACGGCCTGACGGTTCACGCCCGCCTGGACCACGAGCCGTCGCTGACTCCCGACGCCCAGGCCGCCGCCTACCGCGTGGCCCAGGAGGCGCTGCACAACGTCGTCAAACATGCCCGCGCGCAGAACGTCTGGCTGGCTGTGTCTCAGGACGGCCCAGCCGTGACCGTCAGCATCCGCGACGATGGGCGCGGCTTTGATCCCACGGCTGCCGGGCGCGGCACGCTGGGCCAGCGCAGCATGCGCGAGCGGGCGGCAGGGGCGGGCGGTACGCTGGAAGTCAGGAGTGCGGCGGGCGAGGGAACCGCCGTCACGCTGCGCCTTCCCGCCGCTCAACCGGTTCTCTCCAAACCCGCAGAGGTGGGGGCATGA